The genome window ACAGCGCTGAGTATTTATCTGCAGAATCTGGTTGCAACCACTCCTTCAGTTCCTCGTCCTCCAGCCATTCCTTCTTAAATGTTTGCTGGTAccacactttcttctttttctttggtgGGGTGACGCTGCCACTACACCCCTCCTCTCCTGAACCACTCATTGTAGAGTGAAGGGGAAATGATATTATCCAGGAGCAACGCGAATTCAACAGCGCTGGCCGCTGAGGGTACAAGAATACTGAGTGACTCAGAGTGAGGATTCCTCACTCTGAGTCACTCAGTAGGTTTGCGACATTCGCTTCAGCCCATAACGTACATGCAGTAATGCGTTAGTGGTGTCTGCTTgcattttatttcttaatttggTCTTTATTATGTTCATTTGGCTGAAAACCCTCTCAATTTCTGCATTTGAATGTGGCAAACTTAGCACTGTTAGCGCAATAGATGAGAGCTCATGATAAGGGTTATTGTCTGAAGCGTCTTTGTACCTGTTAACCTCAGCCCAAAATTTTACAGTGTCTTTTGTTTCAAGCCATTTTACTAGGGTTATATTTGACCACTGAAGCTCAATTTTTGTTATATCCTCTGCACTAACATTTAATAGTTCCAAGAGAGGGGCAATGGAGTTCTTTACCACACGGAGTGTGTTTCCAACACTGAATAGTGACATGGTTCTCAATACGCGCACGTTGTCTGGAAGCCTATGGCGAAGTTCTGTGATTAGAGTCAAAAGGAAATGTTTGCATCTTTCCTGTAGATTCCCCTCTAAATTCGCAGATTCATGCTTGGGCAGGTCTGATAACAGTTTCTCAGTTTCGTATCCAAGATTCACCTTGGGGGCCACATACTCTTCCAGGTTGCATGTGAAGGGATCTATGCGATGCTGGTTGCTTGGCAATATGACTCTATTTACTAGACTTTCAATCAGCAATGTCAAATCATCTAACAATTTTGAGGGGTCACGGATGTTAGATTCAAATACCTTGTTCACCCTCTGTACCTCACTTAAGACAGACTTCAGAAAAATCATGTAAGCATGGCTGAATTCATCACTGTACATGGCATGCAACATTTCTGATGTGTAGCAGTTTTCTGACGCTTTTGTCAGACTGAAATGAGTTTTCAGCTCCAACCACTGGTCACATATTCTTTGCACTGCAGAAGCAATAGATAGCCAACGGGTGTGGCAGGCTTGTACAATTTTAAGAGGCTCATGTCCATCATTTATCAGTTTGAATAAGTCCTTATATGCCATTTGTCTTGTGGACGATCTGGCAAACCAGTTATAAGTCTCACTCACGAGAAATTCTAGATTCCTTGGCAAGGTTACAGAACTTGCGTGTGACACAGCTAACTGGACTGAATGACATATACAGCGAATATGCACTAAAGAAGGAACTTCTTCTTTTAGTTGCTTATAAACACCATTGTTAATACCAACCATCACACTAGCGTTGTCAGTTCCAATTCCAATCATGTTCTGTATGTTCAGTCCATATGCATGTAGAGATGTCTTCAGAGCATCAACGATGCCCCTTGCATCACATTCTTGTACTCGTAGTGGTGCGAGATGCAAGAAAGTAAAACTAGTGTCTGTGAATGTTCACTGAAGTAATTTATTGCTAATCCCAGGTATTTATTAACAGCAATATCTGTGGATTCATCCAGTAAAATACTGTACTTCCTGTCACCTATGTCCTCTTTCAACTTAGTAACAAAGTGGGGCATCAGAACGTGTTTGATTATTGCAGTGCATTTAGTTCTGTGCATTGCAACTTCTGATGACGTTTTATCACTGAAACACTTTTTCACTACATCTACTAGGTGATCACATGAACTAATGGCACAGTGTTTGGCA of Portunus trituberculatus isolate SZX2019 chromosome 32, ASM1759143v1, whole genome shotgun sequence contains these proteins:
- the LOC123511927 gene encoding uncharacterized protein LOC123511927, which encodes MIGIGTDNASVMVGINNGVYKQLKEEVPSLVHIRCICHSVQLAVSHASSVTLPRNLEFLVSETYNWFARSSTRQMAYKDLFKLINDGHEPLKIVQACHTRWLSIASAVQRICDQWLELKTHFSLTKASENCYTSEMLHAMYSDEFSHAYMIFLKSVLSEVQRVNKVFESNIRDPSKLLDDLTLLIESLVNRVILPSNQHRIDPFTCNLEEYVAPKVNLGYETEKLLSDLPKHESANLEGNLQERCKHFLLTLITELRHRLPDNVRVLRTMSLFSVGNTLRVVKNSIAPLLELLNVSAEDITKIELQWSNITLVKWLETKDTVKFWAEVNRYKDASDNNPYHELSSIALTVLSLPHSNAEIERVFSQMNIIKTKLRNKMQADTTNALLHVRYGLKRMSQTY